The proteins below come from a single Mya arenaria isolate MELC-2E11 chromosome 6, ASM2691426v1 genomic window:
- the LOC128237126 gene encoding NADH dehydrogenase [ubiquinone] 1 alpha subcomplex assembly factor 4-like — MGGQASKSIASKVARPIKNFNFESRAQKAIEKQKTEPKPAPRHQSTDKIFEEQSTAHPEVREEVEKQDPRLIGRVNKLKLEMEYDMPRIRSSADRPLPSNRKNFEDPDDAFINVKKIPKGKMSLVQAHTILERHLEDQQKNSAVALAKEYNLDIDNTLNFLRFYSRMNVEVQKAPQKTDSLIEIESITKKKTRSVTKFIDTLFQKKT, encoded by the exons ATGGGAGGACAAGCATCAAAGTCAATAGCTTCAAAGGTAGCGCGACCAATAAAAAATTTCAATTTCGAAAGCAGAGCCCAGAAAGCTATAGAAAAGCAGAAGACTGAGCCTAAACCGGCTCCAAGACATCAGTCCACTGACAAAATCTTTGAGGAGCAGTCAACAG ccCACCCTGAAGTTCGAGAGGAGGTAGAGAAGCAGGACCCGAGGCTGATAGGCCGTGTTAACAAGCTAAAGCTGGAGATGGAATATGACATGCCCAGA ATTCGTTCTTCTGCTGACCGACCCCTACCCTCTAACAGAAAAAACTTTGAGGACCCGGATGACGCTTTCATCAAcgtgaaaaaaataccaaaggGGAAAATGTCCTTGGTTCAAGCTCATACAATCTTGGAAAGACATTTAGAAGACCAGCAGAAAAACTCTGCAGTAGCTCTAGCCAAAGAATATAATCTAGATATAGACAATACTCTCAATTTTCTTAGGTTTTACAGTAGAATGAATGTTGAAGTGCAAAAGGCTCCCCAAAAGACTGACTCACTAATAGAAATAGAAAGCATCACTAAAAAGAAGACAAGATCTGTGACGAAATTTATTGACActttgtttcaaaaaaaaacttga